Proteins encoded together in one Mugil cephalus isolate CIBA_MC_2020 chromosome 16, CIBA_Mcephalus_1.1, whole genome shotgun sequence window:
- the LOC125023043 gene encoding glucagon receptor-like, whose protein sequence is MDRAQNTIALICLVFLKLTMVVSGKILEETYRKWVQYKEDCSKMIDNEPPPQVGLFCNKTFDRYACWPDSPAGFIVNISCPYYLPWYDKVSQGVVRRRCGSDGLWVRDDRGEVWRDMTQCEEEKEVASHELWVKQLMVSFRMLYTVGYSTSLSTLIMALIILLSFRKLHCTRNYIHANLFLSFILRAAAVIVKDTMLDRHWGREILKQDDVSEMLSHEAAIGCRVAQVIMQYCVLANHYWFFGEAVYLYSVLIASVFIDNNKYLSYICLGWGTPLLFVVPWTVVKIMKENKECWAVNENMNYWWIIRFPVLFASLINFLIFMKILKVIFSKLRASNQNRYPDYKLRLAKATLTLIPLFGIHEVIFIFATDEQTTGVLRYIKVFFTLFISSFQGFLVAVIYCYANKEVQTELKRKLRSWRTETEIVCCGQ, encoded by the exons ATGGACAGGGCACAGAACACAATAGCTTTGATCTGTCTGGTGTTTCTCAAACTGACAATG GTGGTCAGCGGGAAAATCTTAGAGGAGACTTATCGGAAGTGGGTCCAGTATAAAGAAGACTGTTCCAAAATGATAGACAATGAGCCGCCACCTCAAG TGGGGTTGTTCTGTAACAAGACCTTTGACCGATATGCCTGTTGGCCAGATAGTCCTGCTGGTTTCATCGTCAACATCTCATGCCCTTACTACCTGCCCTGGTATGACAAAG TGTCTCAGGGTGTTGTGCGTAGGCGTTGTGGGTCTGATGGCCTGTGGGTAAGAGACGACAGAGGAGAAGTGTGGAGGGACATGACCCagtgtgaagaggaaaaagaggtcGCATCCCACGAG CTGTGGGTCAAGCAACTGATGGTGAGCTTCAGGATGTTGTACACCGTCGGCTATTCAACGTCCCTGTCGACGCTCATAATGGCTCTTATAATTCTTCTGAGCTTCAG GAAACTGCACTGCACCAGAAATTACATTCACGCTAACCTTTTCCTGTCATTCATCCTGCGAGCTGCAGCTGTCATCGTTAAAGACACGATGTTGGATCGACACTGGGGAAGAGAAATCCTGAAACAGGACGATGTCAGTGAGATGCTCAGTCATGAG GCTGCCATTGGCTGCAGGGTAGCGCAGGTGATAATGCAATACTGTGTCCTGGCCAATCATTACTGGTTCTTTGGAGAGGCAGTTTATTTGTACTCAGTGCTCATTGCATCAGTGTTCATTGACAACAACAAATACCTATCGTACATCTGCCTCGGCTGGG GAACACCACTATTATTTGTGGTTCCCTGGACAGTGGTGAagataatgaaagaaaacaaaga GTGCTGGGCCGTCAATGAGAACATGAACTACTGGTGGATCATTCGATTCCCTGTTCTTTTTGCTTCACTG ATCAATTTTCTGATTTTCATGAAGATCCTGAAAGTCATATTTTCCAAATTGCGAGCCAGCAACCAGAATCGATACCCCGATTACAAACTCCG GCTTGCCAAGGCCACTCTCACCCTAATTCCTCTGTTTGGGATCCATGAGGTAATTTTTATCTTTGCCACAGATGAGCAGACAACAGGTGTTCTGCGCTACATCAAAgtgtttttcactctttttatcAGTTCATTTCAG ggttTTTTGGTGGCTGTGATCTACTGCTATGCCAATAAAGAG GTGCAGACTGAGCTGAAGAGGAAGTTGCGCAGCTGGAGGACGGAGACGGAGATCGTGTGCTGCGGACAGTGA